One stretch of Gadus macrocephalus chromosome 12, ASM3116895v1 DNA includes these proteins:
- the LOC132469784 gene encoding uncharacterized protein LOC132469784 produces the protein MVFVSTKPKSRQYTAADGVRSKRYKAVRGDLPDPDVLKVDEAYQDFMADLAPLITTLSISPGVPLVNSTFGSVQDGSPISYQHPVPVSRVIIHHPDAPSPPPLPLHGHRLEPSTCSFVCTHQQQCNAMALTINFDMARSIERATREQSGSAEWHSLRKMRLTSSRFREVCHVRGHSSAENLAERIRKGGVQTALMKRGLALEPVAIQEYAHIKNISYWPSGFVIHPDAPWLGSSPDGVVFDPTEAPPFGLVEVKCPNVKSYVDCGYLRMQNGALRLKPSHSYYWQVQGQLLITGMQWCDFVVFAEDDVLVQRIYEDAEVARVIRERGDYFFFYHFLI, from the exons ATGGTATTTGTCTCAACCAAACCAAAGTCGAGACAGTACACAGCTGCTGATGGTGTGAG GAGCAAGCGCTACAAAGCAGTGCGGGGGGACTTGCCAGACCCAGATGTCCTGAAGGTCGACGAGGCATACCAGGACTTCATGGCAGACCTTGCACCATTAATCACCACGCTCTCCATAAGTCCTGGTGTCCCCCTCGTCAATTCCACTTTTGGGAGCGTTCAAGATGGAAGCCCTATTTCTTATCAGCACCCTGTGCCAGTGAGTAGGGTCATTATCCACCACCCAGAcgcaccctctccacccccactgCCGTTACATGGTCACAGGCTGGAACCAAGCACATGTTCCTTTGTGTGCACTCACCAACAACAATGTAATGCAATGGCGCTTACCATCAATTTCGACATGGCAAGATCCATTGAGAGGGCCACAAGGGAACAGAGTGGTAGCGCAGAATGGCACAGCCTGAGGAAGATGAGGCTCACCTCCTCAAGGTTCCGGGAGGTGTGCCATGTCAGAGGTCACAGCTCTGCTGAGAACCTTGCCGAACGTATCCGCAAAGGTGGGGTTCAGACAGCTCTGATGAAGAGGGGGCTTGCACTGGAGCCAGTAGCTATTCAGGAGTATGCCCACATTAAAAACATCAGCTACTGGCCATCAGGATTTGTCATCCATCCAGATGCTCCCTGGCTCGGTTCTTCTCCAGATGGGGTCGTTTTTGATCCCACGGAGGCACCACCATTTgggctggtggaggtgaagTGTCCTAACGTGAAGAGCTACGTGGACTGCGGGTACCTGCGCATGCAGAATGGCGCCCTCCGTCTGAAGCCAAGCCACAGCTACTACTGGCAGGTGCAAGGCCAGCTGCTTATCACAGGGATGCAGTGGTGTGATTTTGTGGTTTTTGCAGAGGATGATGTTCTTGTGCAAAGAATTTATGAAGATGCTGAGGTTGCCAGGGTcataagggagaggggggattaTTTCTTTTTCTATCATttcttaatctga